The DNA sequence GGGCCCGCTCGGTGGGAATGCTGGACAGCACGGCGGTTTCGGTGACGCGGTGATCGGTGAGATGCAGGACGCCCACATCGGTGGTCAGATCCGTACCGCGTTGCTGCTCGACGCTCAGCCCGGCGGCCGTGCCGGTGTCCAGCACGAACCAGGGCTCGGCGCCCTCGCCGGCATGAGCGGCCACAAGAATGCGCTGCGCGGCACAGATTCCCAGGATCGAGGCGGTGGAGCCGTTGAGGCGCCAGCTGTCGCCGTCGCGCACCGCGTGCACCGACGAATGCTCGGGCAGTACCACTGCGCCGGTGGCGCCCTCGGCCAGTTCGGCCAGCAGCGCGGCGGCCTCGGCACCGGCGAGGCTGGCCACCGCGCTGGCGGTCGCGGTACTCAGCAGCGGACCCGGCAGCAACGCTGCGGCCGCGGCCTCGATGACGCAGGCCATATCGGCCAGGGTTCCGCCCTGGCCGCCGACCTCCTCGGCGAGGTGCACCGCGTGGAAACCGTTGGCGGCGAACTCCTCCCACCAGGTGGGGAGTTCACCGGCCGCGATCGAATCGAACGCGGCGCGGGTCTTGTCGACGGGTGAGTGCCGGGCGGCGAACTGGGTGACCGCGTCGGCCAGTTGCTCCTGCTCGGTGGTGATTGCCGTGCCGGTTGACAGAGTCATCGGACCTTAATTCTCCAGACCGAGGATGCGGGCGGCATTGCCGTACAGGAACTTCGGCCAGACTTCGTCCTTGAAGGGGACGTTAGGCAGATCGCGGAAGATCCGCTCCAGTGACAGGCCCATTGGGAAGTAGCCCGCGTAGAGGACTTTGTCGGCACCGCGGGAGTTCGCGTAGTCGATGATCGCCTTCGGGTAGTACTTCGGGGCGAACGCCGAGGTCGAGTAGTACAGATTCGGCCACTTCAGCATCAGCTTGACGGCCAGGTCCTCCCATGGTTCGCAGCCGTGCCGGGTGACGAACACCAGGTCGGGGAAATCGAACATCACGATGTCGATGCGCGAGACTTCCTGCGGTTTGAACGGGATTCGCGGACCCGGTACTCCGGCGCACACGAAGATCGGGATGCCCAGTTCGACGCAGGTGGCGTAGATCGGGTACATCTTCGGGTCGTCGATGGGCACTTGTGGGAAGGTTCCGGACGGGAACACCGACGTGGCCCGGATGCCGTATTGCTCGTACTCCCGGCGGATCGCGGCCACCGATCCCATGACGTCGTTGGGGTCCGAGACCGCTCCGGACGGGACGAAACGGTCGCCGAAGAGCTTGAGTGCCTTGTCCGCGGACGGGTCGCTGACGCCGACGACGGCTTTCTCGATGCCGAACCGATCCATCTGCGCCAGCAGCAGTGACACGGGGTCGTCGGTGGGCAGGTCCTTGGGGACGTCTTTGAACATGTACTCGACCGGGAACTCGAAGTTCTCCTTGGACTCGCGGTCCTTGGTCTGCCGGCGGATGAAGTCGTACTGATCGAAGCCCTCATGAGGAAATCCGATCATCGTGTCGATTACCGGGAGACCGACAGGTCCGGCCATGCGCGCTCCGATCAGGGTTGGTCTACTGAAACATCGTTCTACCACAGGGGGCGAATGGCAATACGGCAGAGCTGGGAGAACTGGGCCGACGTGGCAGTCTGTCGTAGGATTGCCGATGCCAGTGTCAGAAGGTTGTTCTTGAGGAGGCGGCATCGTCGACACCCCTGTCACCGACATCGCGCCCGCCGAGGAATCCCCGCGCGGCCGCGCTCGTGGCGCCCGTGCGCAGACCGATGTGGTCGCGCTGGCCGACATGACCAGCGACCAGCTGGTGCGACGGGCCAAGGTCATCGAAGAGGTGATCGGCCTGATCGGCGAGGTGGGTGCCGACGCAGTCCAGATGCGCGACGTCGCCCAACGCTCCGGGGTGGCACTGGCGACCGTGTACCGCTACTTCAGTTCCAAGGAGAACCTGCTGGCGGCCGCACTCGAGGACTGGCAGCGGCGGCTGACCCGCCGTATGCAGTCCGGCGCCGCACCGGGCACGGATCCGCTGCCGGGCGTGCTCGACTACCTGCAGCGCGCGCAGCGGGCATTCGCCCGTAATCCCCAGATGACGGCGTTGATGTTGCAGATGATGGCCTCCACCGACCCGGAGGTGAAACCCATCATCGAGCAGATGGAGCGCAACAATGCGGAGATGTTCAACCGCCTACTGGACGGCCTTGCCCCCGAGGCGATTTCGAACGTCAGCTTTGGTTTGAACACGGCACTCAGTGGCGCATTGGGCGGGCTACTCGTCGGGCGGCTGACGTTGGCGGACTCGCTGGCGCGCGTCGAGTGGGTGGCCCGGACCCTGCTGGACGAGAAGCACGCCCCGCGCCAATAGGTAACCCCCGCCCCTTTCAAGGTATAGCGCAGTGGGGGGCTTGCGGCAAGACCCGGTGGCGGGCGCAAACTCACTGTCCTGAAAGTCAATTCAGCGATGGGACAAACGCGTGCGTCAATTGTGTGAGCATCAGGTGGTCGTCGTCGGCGCAGGTCCGACGGGTTTGATGTTGGCTGCGGAGTTGGCACTGGCCGGCGTTGACGCCGCGATCGTGGAGCGCAGGCAGGGGCAGGAGTTGGTGGGCTCGCGGGCGGGCGGCCTGCACGCCAGGACTCTCGAGATCCTCGATCAGCGCGGTGTTGCCGACCGCTTCCTGTCGGCCGGCTACACCGCACAGGTTGCGGGGTTCGCCCAGATCCGACTGGACATCAGCGATCTTCCGACCCGGCACCCGTACGGGTTGGCGTTGTGGCA is a window from the Mycolicibacterium anyangense genome containing:
- a CDS encoding amidohydrolase family protein, translated to MTLARRTSWSLVMSASATTSVCARAPRARPRGDSSAGAMSVTGVSTMPPPQEQPSDTGIGNPTTDCHVGPVLPALPYCHSPPVVERCFSRPTLIGARMAGPVGLPVIDTMIGFPHEGFDQYDFIRRQTKDRESKENFEFPVEYMFKDVPKDLPTDDPVSLLLAQMDRFGIEKAVVGVSDPSADKALKLFGDRFVPSGAVSDPNDVMGSVAAIRREYEQYGIRATSVFPSGTFPQVPIDDPKMYPIYATCVELGIPIFVCAGVPGPRIPFKPQEVSRIDIVMFDFPDLVFVTRHGCEPWEDLAVKLMLKWPNLYYSTSAFAPKYYPKAIIDYANSRGADKVLYAGYFPMGLSLERIFRDLPNVPFKDEVWPKFLYGNAARILGLEN
- a CDS encoding TetR family transcriptional regulator, which encodes MTSDQLVRRAKVIEEVIGLIGEVGADAVQMRDVAQRSGVALATVYRYFSSKENLLAAALEDWQRRLTRRMQSGAAPGTDPLPGVLDYLQRAQRAFARNPQMTALMLQMMASTDPEVKPIIEQMERNNAEMFNRLLDGLAPEAISNVSFGLNTALSGALGGLLVGRLTLADSLARVEWVARTLLDEKHAPRQ